In the genome of Triticum urartu cultivar G1812 chromosome 5, Tu2.1, whole genome shotgun sequence, one region contains:
- the LOC125511674 gene encoding small nuclear ribonucleoprotein SmD3b-like yields MSRSLGIPVKLLHEAAGHVVTVELKTGEVYRGSMIECEDNWNCQIENITFTAKDGKVSQLEHVFIRGSRVRFMIIPDMLKNAPMFKRLEARIRGKGSAIGVGRGRAVAMRARAAGGRGGGPPVGGGRGGAPPVRR; encoded by the exons ATGAGCCGCAGCCTTGGGATCCCGGTGAAGCTGCTGCACGAGGCGGCGGGGCACGTGGTGACGGTGGAGCTCAAGACCGGCGAGGTCTACCGGGGCTCCATGATCGAGTGCGAGGACAACTGGAACTGCCAGATCGAGAACATCACCTTCACAGCTAAG GACGGCAAGGTGTCGCAGCTGGAGCACGTCTTCATCAGGGGCAGCAGGGTCAGGTTCATGATCATCCCCGACATGCTCAAGAACGCACCCATGTTCAAGCGCCTCGAGGCCAGGATAAGG GGCAAGGGGTCGGCCATCGGCGTCGGGCGTGGCCGTGCTGTCGCAATGCGTGCCCGG GCTGCTGGTGGACGTGGTGGTGGCCCCCCAGTTGGAGGAGGACGAGGTGGTGCGCCTCCCGTGAGGAGGTAG